CTCCACTTTCGGGTCGTCACGACCACCACCCTGACGCTGCTGATTGCCGGATTTTTGGCACTGTTATTGACCGAACTGCGTAATGATGCCACCTTGGCCAGTCTGCCCCTACCCGCAGCGCTCCTGGGGGCCTTCTTCCAGTCTGTAACGACCCGCACCGCTGGCTTCAACACAATTGATATCGGCCAGATGACGATCGCCTCCTTGTTTGTCATGATTGTGCTGATGTTTATTGGGGCGAGTCCAGGTGGCACGGGTGGGGGAATTAAAACAACTACCGCACGGGTGCTCTTTAGCTGTACTGAAACCGCCCTCCGCAGCCGGGAAGAGGTCGTTTGCTACCAGCGAGAGATTCCCATGCCGTTGATTATTAAGGCCGTGGGTGTGGTCGTCGGTTCGGTAACCGTCGTGATTATTGCTACCACCTTCATTGCCTTTAGCAATCCCGATCTCGATTTTGTCCAAATTTTCTTTGAGGTTGTCTCTGGCTTCGCCACGGTTGGTCTCTCGACGGGGATTACGACGAAACTGTCGGTCTTCGGTCAGATTGTCCTGATTGCGATTATGTACATCGGTCGGGTGGGTGTCCTGATGCTAATGTCAGCCCTGCGCACTGAACCTAAGCCCAGTGCCGTCAACTACCCAGAGGCCAATTTGTTTGTGGGTTAAATCGTGTGGGTTAAATCGTTATGGTCGGTACAGGGGCACGATAGCGGGGGACCCAATCCCCGACGGATGTAGGTGCCCACCTGAGCGACAATAAACCATGAGTTACCATCCACCATCGGTACCAAGGTAGGGTTACACAACGGTGAACTTATCGTCTTTGAATTTCTTTAGTACGTTGCTAGGGAATAATCGCCAGTTTGCGGTGATTGGCCTCGGGCGATTTGGACGAGCAGTGTGTCAAACATTACATAATCTCGGTTATGAGGTGCTCGGCATTGATAACAATCAGCGGTTGGTCGATCAGGCCTTACATGATGGGGTGGTGGCCCATGCCCTTCAGCTAGACTCTACCGAACCCTCAGCGCTTGAGGAAGCTAGTATTGCGGACTTTGACACGGTCATCGTCGCGATCGGCAATTACATCCAGGAAAGCATCATCACCACACTCAACCTCAAGGAAGCCAAGGTACCCCACGTGGTTGCCAAGGCCTCGTCAGAGATCCACGGCAAGTTGCTAGAACGGGTGGGAGCCGATCTGGTCGTCTTTCCAGAACGGGAGATGGGCTGTCAGTTAGCCCGTGCCCTAACCAAACCCCGCATTCTCGATCGCTTTGAACTAGATCCCGACAACAGTATTGTTGAAGTCGTTGTCCCAGAACGCTTTGATAACAAAACCCTGGCGGATCTGGACCTGCGCCGGAACTATGGCATTAGCGTCCTAGCGATCGGGGCTGACCAGAAGTTCCAGATCAATCCCCAACCTCAGCAAAAGCTGGTTAAGGGCCAAATCATGGTGGTGATTGGCAGCAATCGCGATATCGATCGGCTGCCGGTTTAAAATCGGCCTGCTTGGACAACCAGCCTGACTAGGGTACTGGGACGGACTGAAGCAGGCGATCGATAATCCCCTGCGCCTTGCGTCCTCCCGCCGGAATCAGGCGGTGAGCCAATACATAGGGGGCTAGGAACTTGACATCATCGGGCAAGGCAAACTCACGCCCAGCTAAAAAGGCCAACGCCTGGGTCGATCGCTGCAAGGCCACCGCCCCCCGTGGACTCACCCCCAGCGTAATTTCCTCATCCTCCCGCGTCGATCGCACCAGATTGAGAATGTACTGCTGCACACTTTCCTCGACCCGGACCTGACGCACCGCTTGCTGCAACGCCTCCACTTCCTCCAACGTAATGCACGGGGTCAAATCCTCCACCGTCACCCTGGCTTGCCAATGCTTCAGCATTTCCAACTCTTCCGCCTCCGTGGGATAGCCCAGGGAGAGGGACAACATGAACCGATCCATCTGGGCTTCCGGCAGGGGGAAGGTCCCCTGATACTCAATTGGATTTTGGGTCGCAATCACAAAAAACGGATGAGGCACCCGCCGGGAAACGCCATCCACGGTCACCTGCTGTTCCTCCATCACCTCCAGCAGCGCTGACTGGGTACGGGGGGTTGCCCGGTTGATCTCATCCGCTAGGAGGACGTTGGTAAAAATTGGCCCCGGTAAAAACTTAAACTCGCCGCTCTGCTGATTCCAAACATTGGTCCCGGTCATGTCCGTTGGTAAAAGGTCAGGGGTACATTGGATGCGCTGAAATTTCGCCGCGATCGACTTGGCTAGGGACTTCGCCAACAAGGTTTTCCCGACTCCCGGCACATCTTCAAGCAAGGCGTGCCCCCCCGACAACAGGGCTACCAGTACCAAGCGAATGGCATCCGCTTTGCCCACGATCGTGCGGTTTAGATTAGCGGTCAGTTGCTCAATGCGCTCTCTCATAGGAAGTGGCAATCTGAATCATCAATAAACAACTGGCAAGAAACCGCCGATGGGCGCAATCCGTCCTGTCCCGATAAAAACGGGGTGGGCTAGACCCCCGACTCACCCCGGCTCAGGCGGCTGGCCCCAACAACATCGCCCGTGCTGCCTGACAGTCGGCATGAATTTGGGCCGCCAAATCAGCCAGACTGGCAAAGCGTTGCTCTGGCCGCAGAAACGCTTCCACGTCTACCCGGAGGGTTTGGCCGTAGAGATCCCCAGACCAATCTAGCAAATGCACTTCGATCGTCTGCTGCTGACCATCCACCGTCGGGCGACAGCCGATATTCATCACCCCCGCCCACCGCTGCGCCGGGGATACGGGTTCCCCCCCGATCGCCGTCATCGGACACACCCAAACGCTATAGACCCCCCGACGGGGCAGAAACTTGGCCGCATCCACCTGCAAATTGGCCGTTGGAAACCCGATCGTCCGCCCCAACTGCTGCCCCGCTACCACTGTACCCCAGAGATGGTAGGGGCGTCCCAAGAGGCGATTTGCCTGGGCAATGTCCCCCGCAGCGAGGGCAGCCCGAATCATGGAACTACTGATGCGCTGATCCTGTGAGGTCTGGTTCGGCACGATCGTCACCGTTACCCCATACCTGCCCGCCAACCGGCGCAAATCCAGAGCCGTGCCTGCCCGCTGGTGGCCAAAGCGAAAATCTTCCCCCACGCTAATCTGCTGCGCCTGCAGGTGCTGGATCAAAATGGTTTCTACAAAGGCAGCGGGGGAGAGACTAGCCAAGTCGTGATTAAAAGGCAGTAGCACCAGTTGCGCCACCCCCATCGCTTGCAGCAATTGGCGTTTCTCCGCCAAGGGGGTGATCAGGGGACAATCCGCCTGGCTGAAAAATGCCCGTGGATGGGGATCAAAGGTGACCACCGTCGGATAGGGAGGCCCGGTCGGCGTCGCCGCACTCTCACAACTCGTCTCTAGCTGCTGCCAAGTCGGTGGTTTCCCCAGGGTTAGCGCCACATCCTCATTATTAATCGCCCTTGGCTGGTGCAGGGGCCGCCGGGGCAAAATCGGATGGATAACCTGGTAGTGCCCGCGATGAACACCATCAAAATTACCGAGGGCGATCGCCGTCGGCGTTAAAACCGTAGTCAGTGACGCAGTAACCCACACGCTTTACAGTTTGACACAAATGGGGGTCACTGCTCAGGGAGTTTCCAAAGTCAACAGTTCGGGCTGGGGGTGAACTGCTGCCCGCGAGGGCGCAAGGCGAATCTCCAGCCCCTCCCGTGCCACCAGACTGTTGGGGAAATGTTTAGCCACTAGATAGCCAACGCGATCGAGAAACTCGTCGTTATGGAGAGGATCATGGTGGAAAATAACCAACTGCTCTGCCTGAGCCGCCTGGGCCACGCGCACGGCCTCTTGCCACGTCGAATGTCCCCAGCCCACCTTACTGGCCTTTTCGGCATAGTACTCCTCATCAGTGTAGGTCGCATCGTAGATGAGGACATTTGCATGACGGGCCAATTTGATCACATTCTCATCCAGCAGATTCGGAAAGTGCTCGGTATCCGTCACGTAGGCAACGGCATAATTACGCCAATTCACCCGATAACCTACAGCCTCCCCTGGGTGATTGAGCAGCGCACTTTCCACTTGCACATCCTCAATCTGCACCGTTTCCCCCACCTCAATGTCATGAAACTGGAGGTCCGCTCCCATCGCTCGCAATGGGACCGGGAAGTTGGGGTGAAGCATTTGATCGATCAACCGTTGCTCGATCGTGACATTGTTGGGAGCCTTGGCCCCATAGATATGAAAACGATTGCCCTTGATAAAGGCAGGCACAAAAAATGGAAAACCCTGAATATGATCCCAGTGGGAGTGGGTAAAGAACATGTGAGCCTCGATGGGCATCTGTCGCAGCAGCTCTTGACCCAATACCCGTAAGCCCGTACCCCCATCAAAAATTAACCGCTGCCCCCCCACGCGCATTTCCACACAAGGGGTATTACCGCCGTAACGAACTGTCTCAGGACCTGGACAGGGTATACTCCCCCTGACGCCCCAGAAGTGAACTGAGAAGTGATCTCGCATGTCAATCATGGGTGTTATTGCAGGATTTCCTCAGGCTTGGTAGCAAAGCTCGCCCTATCCTCACGCGCCAAACCTGCGGATCAGATTAAGTTAACAGCCATGAAAACCACCACAGGGGCCTTCATCGCATGCCGGAGCTATTTTACGGGACTCATTGGCACTTAGCAGATGCTCGCCTCCAAACTATGGGCAGTCTGGGGGGTGGGATAGCCCACCAATTAATGCTCTTGCTCCCATCATATAGCAATTTTTAAGGAGCCGATCCGGGAAAGGAAGATTTTTTGCTCAGGGGTGGGAACAACGGGTTGCCGATGCTTAACCTGCGATCACTAGGGAGCCGGGGGCGGGGGCAGCCACTGGAGTTTTTCACCCCAGTCGGGCATCACTGCCTGTAAGCATTCAAACTGGCTCACTAGGGTCAGATCGAGACTCAAGGGGGTGATCGTGATGTAGTGGTTGGCGATCGCCCGTACATCAATGGGTAAATTCGCCAACCGGGGGACTTGTTGCGATGCCATTTCCTGCTCTTCGATAATCTCACCCGCAAGCCAGTAATAGGTTTTGCCCCTGGGATCAAGCCGTTTTTCAAATAAGTTTTGGTAGCGTCGTTTGCATTGGCGGGCGATCGTGACCCCCGCGATTTTGTCCGCTGGAATAGCCGGAATGTTGACATTCAACAGCATGGCTTCCGGCAGGGGATGCTGTTGGAGGAAATGCACGAGGGACAGGGCAAAGGCGGCGGCGGGCTGAAACGGGGCTGTTGCCATTGGTTCCGGTGCCCCAATCGTTGTGCCAGGGTGGGGATAGTTGGCCAAACTGAGGGCAATGCTGGGGATATCTCCCTCGATCACCCCTTCCATTGCGGCAGAAACTGTTCCCGAGTAGAGAATATCAGTGCCCAGGTTGGCACCGTGGTTAATGCCCGATAACACAAAATCTGGGCGGGGATCGCACAGGGCACCGATCGCCAGCTTCACACAGT
This DNA window, taken from Trichothermofontia sichuanensis B231, encodes the following:
- a CDS encoding potassium channel family protein: MNLSSLNFFSTLLGNNRQFAVIGLGRFGRAVCQTLHNLGYEVLGIDNNQRLVDQALHDGVVAHALQLDSTEPSALEEASIADFDTVIVAIGNYIQESIITTLNLKEAKVPHVVAKASSEIHGKLLERVGADLVVFPEREMGCQLARALTKPRILDRFELDPDNSIVEVVVPERFDNKTLADLDLRRNYGISVLAIGADQKFQINPQPQQKLVKGQIMVVIGSNRDIDRLPV
- a CDS encoding AAA family ATPase encodes the protein MRERIEQLTANLNRTIVGKADAIRLVLVALLSGGHALLEDVPGVGKTLLAKSLAKSIAAKFQRIQCTPDLLPTDMTGTNVWNQQSGEFKFLPGPIFTNVLLADEINRATPRTQSALLEVMEEQQVTVDGVSRRVPHPFFVIATQNPIEYQGTFPLPEAQMDRFMLSLSLGYPTEAEELEMLKHWQARVTVEDLTPCITLEEVEALQQAVRQVRVEESVQQYILNLVRSTREDEEITLGVSPRGAVALQRSTQALAFLAGREFALPDDVKFLAPYVLAHRLIPAGGRKAQGIIDRLLQSVPVP
- a CDS encoding bifunctional riboflavin kinase/FAD synthetase, which encodes MWVTASLTTVLTPTAIALGNFDGVHRGHYQVIHPILPRRPLHQPRAINNEDVALTLGKPPTWQQLETSCESAATPTGPPYPTVVTFDPHPRAFFSQADCPLITPLAEKRQLLQAMGVAQLVLLPFNHDLASLSPAAFVETILIQHLQAQQISVGEDFRFGHQRAGTALDLRRLAGRYGVTVTIVPNQTSQDQRISSSMIRAALAAGDIAQANRLLGRPYHLWGTVVAGQQLGRTIGFPTANLQVDAAKFLPRRGVYSVWVCPMTAIGGEPVSPAQRWAGVMNIGCRPTVDGQQQTIEVHLLDWSGDLYGQTLRVDVEAFLRPEQRFASLADLAAQIHADCQAARAMLLGPAA
- a CDS encoding MBL fold metallo-hydrolase, coding for MRVGGQRLIFDGGTGLRVLGQELLRQMPIEAHMFFTHSHWDHIQGFPFFVPAFIKGNRFHIYGAKAPNNVTIEQRLIDQMLHPNFPVPLRAMGADLQFHDIEVGETVQIEDVQVESALLNHPGEAVGYRVNWRNYAVAYVTDTEHFPNLLDENVIKLARHANVLIYDATYTDEEYYAEKASKVGWGHSTWQEAVRVAQAAQAEQLVIFHHDPLHNDEFLDRVGYLVAKHFPNSLVAREGLEIRLAPSRAAVHPQPELLTLETP
- the surE gene encoding 5'/3'-nucleotidase SurE: MRLLISNDDGIFATGIRVLANTLATAGHDVMVVCPDRERSATGHGLTLHKPIRAEQITSIFHPSVTAWACSGTPSDCVKLAIGALCDPRPDFVLSGINHGANLGTDILYSGTVSAAMEGVIEGDIPSIALSLANYPHPGTTIGAPEPMATAPFQPAAAFALSLVHFLQQHPLPEAMLLNVNIPAIPADKIAGVTIARQCKRRYQNLFEKRLDPRGKTYYWLAGEIIEEQEMASQQVPRLANLPIDVRAIANHYITITPLSLDLTLVSQFECLQAVMPDWGEKLQWLPPPPAP